The genomic stretch CTCCAGCGCATTCAGCCCGATGAGGACGACGACGCCATAGCGGAACAGAATGGCGACGCCGTTCTCGTTGACGCGAAACGCCAGCGGCGTCGTTGCCAGCACGTCGCCACGCTCGAGGCCCGACGTATTCAGGCGGTCGGCGACAAAAAACGCGCGGGCCGTTGTACGCGTCCCCCCCAGCGGCGATGTGGAAGCCTGACTCATGCAATTTCCGGCCTGCCGACGTCAAAAAACCAAGCCTGCGGCCGATGCGCTTTCGGCCTTGAGCACTAAATGTTGCGTTCAACCCTATCACAGACCCGGCCCGGATCGCACGGCGTCCCCTCGTGTTGACGGCGTTTCAGGGAAGAATATGGTGCCCCCATGGATGACAAAACCGAGACAAAACCGAAAGCCGGCGCGATCATCGTTCCGGTGACGCTGTTCGAGCAGAACTGCACCATCATCTGGCACGAGCCGACCAAAAAGGCCGTGGTGATCGACCCCGGCGGGGACGTCGACAAGATCCAGGCCGCGATCAAGCAGACCGGCGTCACCGTCGAGAAGATCTGGCTGACGCACGGCCATATCGACCACGTCGGCGGCGCCGCCGAGCTGCGCGATGCGCTGCAGGTGAAGATCGAAGGCCCGCACATTGCGGACAAATATCTGCTCGACAATGTCGTGAGCAGCGGCGAGCGCTTCGGCATGACCGGCGTGCGCAATTTCGGACCCGATCGCTGGCTCGATGAAGGCGACCAGGTCTCGATCGGCGATCTCGTCTTCGACGTCCTGCATTGCCCCGGCCATTCGCCGGGCAGCGTGGTGTTCTTCAACAAGGAGCTGCGCTTCGCCCATGTCGGCGACGTCCTGTTCAACGGCTCGGTCGGGCGCACCGATCTGCCCGGCGGCAGCCACGCCACGCTGATCGATTCGATCACCCAAAAGCTGCTGCCGCTCGGCGGCGATGTCGGCTTCATCTGCGGCCACGGCGCCGGATCGAGCATCGGCCAGGAGCGGATGACCAATCCGTTTTTGACCGGCGAGATGTAGAGCGTTTTCGAGCGAAAGCCTGCCCCGGACTTGATCCGGGGTCGATACCGGTTCGCGTAGCAATCAAGTTTACGAGGATTGCGTAGACTTATCTGCGGTAGAAAACGCGTCAAAAATAAAGAGCTGGCGGCGACTATTCCGCCGCCATTCCGCTCGCCATTTCGCCTGAACCAGCCTGAGCGAGATGGCGCGAGCCCCAGTCGCGGATCGCGGCGATGACGGGCACAAAGCTCTTGCCCTTGCGGGTCAGGCGATATTCGACCTTGGGCGGCACGACACCGTAATCCTTGCGGTCGATCAGCCCGGTTTCGGTCAGCGCCCTCAGTTCGCGGCTGAGCACGCGCGGCGCGATCTCGGAGCTGCCATCGGAGCCGCGCAGCAGGCCGGTTCTGATTTCGCCGTAGCGCAGCGGACCATCCTTCAGGTCCCAGACGATGCGCAGCTTGTATTTGCCGCTGATCATTTTCTGGAATGCCGCGACCGGACAGCCGCAGGTCAACGCTGATTTCGGCTTTGCCATCTCATGACCTCCGATACGTTGCCGGCGGGGAGGATAGGAATAAGCACAAGAAAGTCCATACTATCAATTTTGTCCATACTTGCGCTTTCGCCCTCAAGCGCACCAGATGATCCGATGCAGCCCAACGAAGGAGCCTTCAATGAAGCATTTCATGATCAAATATGCGTTCGCCAACGGCACGACCGAGGAGTGGCACCGGGAAATCGGCCGCTTCATTTCAGCCATCGACAATGACCCCGAGCTGAAGGGGCGGATCAACTACCGCTGCATGAAGAACCGCGACGATTCCAGCTATTTCCACCTCGCCTCGGCCGCCGACGATCTCGCGGTCAAGACGCTGCAGGCGCGGGATTTCTTCAAGCACTACACCGAGAAGACAAGGCAGGTCGCCGGCGGCGACGTCACGGTCACGCCGATCGAACTGATCGCCGAAACTGCGGCCTAGCACATGATGAGTTTGGGCTGAATCAGCGCACCAGTCATCCCTGCGCAACGGCTTCGCCGTTGGCGGTGGAGGCGCGAGCCTCGAGGGATGGGCCACGCGCGGTGCTCATCCTGCGAGGCGCGCAAGTCTGCGGCGCGATTGCGCCGCTGAGCGCACCTCCCGAGCGAACGCAAGTGCGTTCGTCCGGGGATGACGGGAGACAGTGCGGCCGCGTGAACGCTGCAGCTTGCGTCTATTTCATCAGCCCCGCGGCCGTCAGCGCCCGGGTGATGACAGCGCCGACATCGATGGCGCGGCGACGCGGCTTTTTCGGCGGCTCGGCACGGCGGCTGGACGCTGCCTGCGGCCACAGGATCGCGGCGAGATCCGGTTCTGGTGCAGGCACCGGAACCGTCATCGAAATCGTACCGGTGCGTTCCCGCGAAACTCCGGTCGGGGCGGCCTTGGGTTGCCTGACACGTTCGGTCAGGCCGAAGAAATTCGCGATGTGATAGGACGACGAAATTCCCGCTTCGATCAGGAATGCGCCGCCCTCGCCATATCGCTCGTCATTATCGGCGATCCCGAGCGGGGTGCCGTGGGCCATGTCGGTAATGGTGTAGGACTCGACGACGGTCTCGCCATCCGCGTTCCACCAGACCTCGCGGGGATAACCGTCGACATCCGCCGCCGACATCGGTGCCTGCGGCAATTGGTGCACGTCGAGCCATTGCTTGACGATCTCGTCGGCATTCGCAGGATTGACCGTGCGATCGGCGCTGCCGTGCCACACCGACAATTTCGGCCACGGACCTTTGTGCTTCGAGGCGTTGCGCACGAGATCGCCCAACTCGCTGGCCGGACGCGACGACGACTGCATCATTCCGCTCAAGGCTTCGCGCACATTGCTGGCAATGCCGTAAGGCAGGCCGGCGATGATGGCGCCGCCCGCGAAAACTTCCGGGTAGGTCGCGAGCATCACCGACGTCATGGCGCCACCGGCGGAAAGCCCGGTGACGTAGATGCGACGGGGATCGAGTTTGTGATCGGCGACCATGTGCGCGATCATCTGCCGGATTGAACAGGCCTCGCCTTCGTCTCGCGTGGTGTCTTCCGGATTGAACCAGTTGAAACAGGTGTTGGCGTTGTTCGATGCCTGCTGTTCGGGCATCAGCAACGCAAAGCCGTAATGGTTTGCCAGCGTCGACCAGCCGGTGCCGAGATCGTAGCCGGCGGCAGTCTGGCCGCAACCGTGCAGAACCACGACGAGCGCGGGCGCGGGCTGGAGGTGCTCAGGTACGAAGGAGAACATCCTGAGCGCGCCGGGATTCGTGCCGAATCCGGTTATCTCAAACAGCGGACTGTGAACGCCCGGCGCAAGGCCGCGTCCAAAGGCGGCCAAACCATTGAAGCCGTTCAGCTTGGGCAGGTGGTGCAAAAATTCGACGTTCTTGGCGAGGGACAACAGCAGCTCCCGAGGTGATTTGCATTCTAACCTCACCAAGAGCAGATAGTTGCTGCACTGCAAAATGAAAAGGCCGTGTGCGGTCGTTCCCCAGGGATTTGTGAGAATCGGCGTTAATGCGTGATCAGGCCGTCGCGCGGCGCATCCATGACAGAAATACGGCGCAAATACCGATCGACAGCGCAAACAATGCGCATGCTGCAAATAACGCCAGTTGCGCCGAGTGAGCCGCTTCCATCGCGAAAAATACCGCGCCGATTGCGGCCACACCCGCGGCGTTGGCGATTTGCGCCGTGGTGCCGTACATGCCGGAGCCCGCGCCCGCGCTGGCCGGCTTCACCGTCGAGAGCACGGCGCTCGACAATGGCGCCATCACCAGGCCCTGACCGTAGCCGAAGACCATCAGCACCAGCGCCAGCAACATCGCGGAAGGCGCCGCCACCGATTCGATCGTCGTCACCAACGCCGCAAGACCGGCGAGCTGCACCGCGCAGCCTTCGATCAGCACCCGCGTGCCGCGATGCCTGGCGCGCGCGCCACTATGCCTTGAGGCGATGACAAAGGTCAGCGCAAGCGGCACGAACACCAGCCCTGCGTGCAGCGGCGGAATCTGCAAGCCGCGTTGCATGAACATGGTCATGAGCAGATAGAACGACAAATTGGCGAAAAAGAAGAAGAACACGGCGACCAGGCCGCGCATGAAGGCCAGATCCGACAACAGCGTCAGATCGATCAGCGGCATGCCGCCACGGCGCGCGACCGATCGTTCGAGCCTGAGGAATCCGGCAATGATCGCAACACCCGCCGCCATCACCAGCCAGACCCACGGCGACCAATGCACATCGTGGCCGAACAATAGCGGGCCGATCAGGCACAGCAATCCCGTGAACAGCACGATCGCACCTGACACGTCGAGCCGCGTGCCGGCGCGACGCGGCACCGTCGGCATGATCTTCAACGCCGCAGCGATGATGACGACGCCGAACGGCACGTTGACGAAAAACACCGCGCGCCAGCCGAGCCCGGCAAGATCGAGCGTCACCAGCACGCCGCCGAGCATGAAGCCGGCCGCGCCCGCCAAACCCAGCACGATGCCGTAAATGCCGAACGCGCGGGCGCGGGACGAATCGGTAAACAGCAGATGAAGGGTAGCCAGCACCTGCGGCACCATCAGCGCCGCGGTCGCGCCCTGCGCCAGCCGGGCGAGAATAAGTTCCGGGCCGGATTGTGCCAGCCCGCACCACAGCGAGGTGACGGTGAAGCCGAGCACACCGGCGATGAATACATTCTTGGTGCCGTAGATATCGCCGAGCCGGCCACCGGTAACCACCAGCGTGGCATAGGCGATCAGATAGATCGCAATGACGGCCTCGATCTGCGCCGCGCTGGCGCGCAATTCGACCGCAATCGTCGGGATCGCGACGTTGACGATGAAGGCATCGACGCCGAACATGAATTGTGCGGCGACGACGATCGCCAGCACCCACCAGCGGCGCGAGGAATCCACCGGGTTTGAAACGATCTGGTGCATGTTGGGCGGTCCTGTCCGAAATCCGTTGCACGCCCAGGCTACTGATTCCGGTCATCCCGGCGATTACCTGGCAGGTAAGCAATCGCTGGGAATTTGGCCCGATTGCTGCATGGGAATCGGGGCTTCCTGCAGTCTGTTCAGCCATTCGCGCGTTCGGGACGGCCTTCGATGTGAACGCGATCTCCTTTGCGCGCGACCAAGCTGCAATGCTGGCTCTCCCCAAGGATGGTTCATGATCGAAATATCGCGGCTTTTGCTCGCACTCATCGCCGGTGCGCTCGTTGTTTCGCTCGCCGATGGCGCATCGGCCAGGCCAAGGCAGGAGCGACCGGGACCGGCGCCCGTGGTGGAGCAAGCGCAAACCCCGCCCGCGCCGCTTCCGCGCCAGTTCTTCCCCGAAAAAGCCATCCAGCCGCTGACGCCCGAGCTCGAACAGTCCCTGCGGCCAAAGGACAGCTTTAAGGAATGCGACGCCTGCCCTGAAATGGTGGTGGTGCCGAAGGGCTCGTTCATGATGGGAACCCCGGCGAACGAGCCGGACCGCTTCAAGGGAGAAGACCCGATCCATCGCGTCACGCTGGCAAAGCCGTTCGCAGTCGGCCGCTTCGCGGTCTCGTTCGACGAATGGGACGCCTGTCTCGCCGACGGCGGCTGCGGCGGCAACAAGGGCGACGACAACGGTTTTGGCCGCGGCCGCATGCCGGCGCAGGGCATCAGTTTCGAGGCGGCGAAATCATATCTGGCGTGGCTGTCGCGGAAGGTCGGCCGCACCTACCGGCTGCCGAGCGAATCCGAGCGCGAATATTTTACCCGCGCCGGCACCACGACGCCGTTCTGGTTCGGTATCACGGTCACCGCACAGGACGCCAACTACCAGGCATCGACACCCTATGGCAGCGGACCGCATGGACCGGACAGCAAGGGACCGGCGGTCGTGGATTCCTACGCACCGAATCCGTTCGGGCTGTACCAGGTCCACGGCAACGTGCTCGAGTGGACCGAGGATTGCTTCAACAAGCGCTATACCGAGGATACGCCGGCCGATGGTTCGCCATGGCTGGAAGGCGATTGCCACAAGCGCATCTTGCGCGGCGGCAGATGGAACTGGTCGGCCAACATGCTGCGCTCGGGCTATCGCGAGGACTCGATCGTCGACGGCGGCGGCTTCAGCTTCCGCGTGGTCCGGACGTTGAACGTGCAACCCTGACAATGGCAAGTTTGAGAGAGACGCTGGCGTTTACGGCGCCGACGGCTCCAGCGAGCCGGTGAGCGAAGCGCGCTGCGACAGCTCGATCCAATTGCCATCGGGGTCGCGCACCATCGAAATCCGCGCGGTCGTCCCGAGCGTCACCGGCGCGCGGGCCTCGCGGCCCCCATGGGCCAGCACATGCGCGTGCTCGCGATCGACCTCGAATACCTGAAAGGTGATGTAGCGCCAGCCCTTGCCCTCGAACGACGCGTCATCCGGCGCGTCGGGCGCGGGCTCGACGATCAGCACCGTATCGCCGGCCAGGAAGGTCATCGCGGCACCGGCCGCCTCGCCTTGCGGCAATCCCAGCGCCTCCATGTAAAAGCGCCGATGCGCCTCGACGTCGCGCACGCCGAGTCGGATCCCGATGCGTTCGATCCCGAACATTCCCTTGGGCACCAGCGAGACCCGGTTGCCGTCCGGATCGATCATCGACTCACGCGCCAAAATGCCGTCGCGGGCGATCAGAAGCTCGCGATAGCCCGAAGGCGGGTTGTCCGGCAGCGGCTCGTAGACCTGATTGATCTTCAGGATCGAGCCGCAGAGGTCGTGCCGGTGCTGCTTGTAGCCGCGGCGGATCGGCTGCATGTGGTCGAACGGCAGGCCGATCTGGTATTGCCAGAACGCAAGCGCTGCCGGCGCGTCGTTGGTCGCAAAGCCGATATCGATGCGGGGTTTTGCCAGATTCATTGTCGTTTACAGGCGTCAGCTATCGCAAGCGTTACCGCGAAGAAATTCCGGGCGACGGTATGTCACATAAACGCGCACGACAACCATGCGCCGCCGGCGGCTTTACGCGATTGCGTTGCCCCTTCCCAGCCCGTAGTTTGGGGGCCGAACCCAAACAACAACAAAGCCAAACAATAAATCCGGAGAGAACACCCATGGCGCGCCTGAAATTCGGAGCCTTTCTCGCCCCGCATCACCCCATTGGCGAGCATCCGATGCTGCAATTCCGCCGCGACCTCGATTTCGTCGAGCAGATCGACGCGCTCGGCTTCGACGAATTCTGGTGCGGCGAGCACCATTCCTCGGGCTGGGAGATGATCGCCTCGCCGGAAATGTTCTTGGCCGCCGCCGGTGAGCGCACCAAGCGCATCAAGCTCGGCACCGGCGTGGTCTCGCTGCCCTACCATCATCCCTTCAATGTCGCGCAACGCATGGTGCAGCTCGACCACATGACCGGCGGCCGCGCGATCTTCGGTTCGGGTCCAGGCGCACTGGCGTCGGATGCGCATACGCTCGGCATCGATCCGATGACGCAGCGCGACCGTCAGGACGAGGCGATCGCGATCATTCGCCGCCTGTTCAAGGGCGAGCGCGTCACCGCCAAGAGCGACTGGTTCACCATGAACGACGCCGCGCTGCAGTTGCTGCCCCTGCAGGAAGAGATGCCGTTCGTGGTGGCGTCGCAGATTTCGCCGTCGGGCATGACGCTGGCCGGCAAATACGGCATCGGCATCATTTCGCTCGGCTCGATGTCGACGCAGGGCCTGATGGCGCTGCCGACGCAATGGGGTTTTGCCGAGGACGCCGCCAGGAAGGCCGGCACCACCGTGAGCCGGTCCGACTG from Bradyrhizobium sp. Ash2021 encodes the following:
- a CDS encoding PHB depolymerase family esterase; amino-acid sequence: MSLAKNVEFLHHLPKLNGFNGLAAFGRGLAPGVHSPLFEITGFGTNPGALRMFSFVPEHLQPAPALVVVLHGCGQTAAGYDLGTGWSTLANHYGFALLMPEQQASNNANTCFNWFNPEDTTRDEGEACSIRQMIAHMVADHKLDPRRIYVTGLSAGGAMTSVMLATYPEVFAGGAIIAGLPYGIASNVREALSGMMQSSSRPASELGDLVRNASKHKGPWPKLSVWHGSADRTVNPANADEIVKQWLDVHQLPQAPMSAADVDGYPREVWWNADGETVVESYTITDMAHGTPLGIADNDERYGEGGAFLIEAGISSSYHIANFFGLTERVRQPKAAPTGVSRERTGTISMTVPVPAPEPDLAAILWPQAASSRRAEPPKKPRRRAIDVGAVITRALTAAGLMK
- a CDS encoding formylglycine-generating enzyme family protein — protein: MIEISRLLLALIAGALVVSLADGASARPRQERPGPAPVVEQAQTPPAPLPRQFFPEKAIQPLTPELEQSLRPKDSFKECDACPEMVVVPKGSFMMGTPANEPDRFKGEDPIHRVTLAKPFAVGRFAVSFDEWDACLADGGCGGNKGDDNGFGRGRMPAQGISFEAAKSYLAWLSRKVGRTYRLPSESEREYFTRAGTTTPFWFGITVTAQDANYQASTPYGSGPHGPDSKGPAVVDSYAPNPFGLYQVHGNVLEWTEDCFNKRYTEDTPADGSPWLEGDCHKRILRGGRWNWSANMLRSGYREDSIVDGGGFSFRVVRTLNVQP
- a CDS encoding helix-turn-helix domain-containing protein → MAKPKSALTCGCPVAAFQKMISGKYKLRIVWDLKDGPLRYGEIRTGLLRGSDGSSEIAPRVLSRELRALTETGLIDRKDYGVVPPKVEYRLTRKGKSFVPVIAAIRDWGSRHLAQAGSGEMASGMAAE
- a CDS encoding LLM class flavin-dependent oxidoreductase, which translates into the protein MARLKFGAFLAPHHPIGEHPMLQFRRDLDFVEQIDALGFDEFWCGEHHSSGWEMIASPEMFLAAAGERTKRIKLGTGVVSLPYHHPFNVAQRMVQLDHMTGGRAIFGSGPGALASDAHTLGIDPMTQRDRQDEAIAIIRRLFKGERVTAKSDWFTMNDAALQLLPLQEEMPFVVASQISPSGMTLAGKYGIGIISLGSMSTQGLMALPTQWGFAEDAARKAGTTVSRSDWRVLLSWHIAETREQARREAGAGLMRWHNEYNVGTLQRPGLEPFTSPEDAIEKTAGGENAASTIGTPDDLVKTIKSLMEVSGGVGTIVGFVHDWANPENTRRSWDMVARYVIPEINGYVAGLRKSQKFVIENRAVFERAGQAVMAKIMENEKAAAALTLTGPGRVAIPTINAPDLQKEAAKRKA
- a CDS encoding VOC family protein, with the translated sequence MNLAKPRIDIGFATNDAPAALAFWQYQIGLPFDHMQPIRRGYKQHRHDLCGSILKINQVYEPLPDNPPSGYRELLIARDGILARESMIDPDGNRVSLVPKGMFGIERIGIRLGVRDVEAHRRFYMEALGLPQGEAAGAAMTFLAGDTVLIVEPAPDAPDDASFEGKGWRYITFQVFEVDREHAHVLAHGGREARAPVTLGTTARISMVRDPDGNWIELSQRASLTGSLEPSAP
- a CDS encoding MBL fold metallo-hydrolase, encoding MDDKTETKPKAGAIIVPVTLFEQNCTIIWHEPTKKAVVIDPGGDVDKIQAAIKQTGVTVEKIWLTHGHIDHVGGAAELRDALQVKIEGPHIADKYLLDNVVSSGERFGMTGVRNFGPDRWLDEGDQVSIGDLVFDVLHCPGHSPGSVVFFNKELRFAHVGDVLFNGSVGRTDLPGGSHATLIDSITQKLLPLGGDVGFICGHGAGSSIGQERMTNPFLTGEM
- a CDS encoding MFS transporter: MHQIVSNPVDSSRRWWVLAIVVAAQFMFGVDAFIVNVAIPTIAVELRASAAQIEAVIAIYLIAYATLVVTGGRLGDIYGTKNVFIAGVLGFTVTSLWCGLAQSGPELILARLAQGATAALMVPQVLATLHLLFTDSSRARAFGIYGIVLGLAGAAGFMLGGVLVTLDLAGLGWRAVFFVNVPFGVVIIAAALKIMPTVPRRAGTRLDVSGAIVLFTGLLCLIGPLLFGHDVHWSPWVWLVMAAGVAIIAGFLRLERSVARRGGMPLIDLTLLSDLAFMRGLVAVFFFFFANLSFYLLMTMFMQRGLQIPPLHAGLVFVPLALTFVIASRHSGARARHRGTRVLIEGCAVQLAGLAALVTTIESVAAPSAMLLALVLMVFGYGQGLVMAPLSSAVLSTVKPASAGAGSGMYGTTAQIANAAGVAAIGAVFFAMEAAHSAQLALFAACALFALSIGICAVFLSWMRRATA